The Coturnix japonica isolate 7356 chromosome 15, Coturnix japonica 2.1, whole genome shotgun sequence genome segment CTGACAGCGCAGTTCGTGGCTCGGAATGGGAGGCAGTTCCTGACTCAGCTGATgcagaaggaacagaggaaCTACCAGTTTGACTTCCTTCGCCCGCAGCACAGTCTCTTTAACTACTTCACAAAGCTGGTTGAACAGTACACAAAGGTACTTGTGGCGTTGCAACTGTCAAGTTGATTTCCTCAGCAGCACTCTTGATGCCCTAAAAAACAGCTGGGCTAGAAATACATGCAGGCCTAGGAGTCCATCCTTAAGGGTGCCCTTTAAAAAGGGTGGGTCTCTTGCAACTTGCTGGCAATATGCAGCACTGAATGCTCTGTTACTTCAGAATATCAAACACTAAAgcaatataaatacattttaaaagtggCATCTTTTTAAAGTACTGATTGTAGATAGAAAGGACAGGAGTGAGTAGTTTAACTGCAAGCGCAATGAGTGGCAAGACAGGAGAAATGGAATACAGCCCCAGGGGTCTTTACTATTGTTATCAGTGTGGAAAGAGAATAATTGCAGTTAAGGAGATTTTGGCAACAAGTAGTCACCAGCTGtcctttaaaatgtgtttcagatCTTGATCCCACCGAAAGGCTTACTCATCAAGCTCAAGAAGGAGGCTGAAAATCCCAAAGAAGTCTTAGATCAGGTATTTATATGAATAACTCAAAATTGCTGAAGCATTTCAGTTATGTGTTGAATTCTGTCTCTGCATACATCTAATTTGTTGTCTATGAATTCCTTGCTGTGAACCTTCAGCAGGGCCTAATGTGTCATATCTGGCTTGGTCTTGACTCGAGCTCCGCAGTTCCAGCTTCAGAAAGCCAATTTATGAGGCTGGCACAGTACCCTTTCAATGGGCAAACCTATGGCTTCTGTGTTATAGTATCTGTTTGCCCTACCCTGGCCTCCAAAGCGGTGCTTGTATGAATACCTTGAAGGGGTTTTTAGGATAAATTTTAGACACCGTAGAGCTTATTATTGTGTATTTTTGGTGTGACGTTTGGTGCTAGCTCTGAATCTGCTTGTACAGGTGTATTACAGAGTGGAGTGGGCAAAGTTCCAGGAGcgagagagaaagaaggaagaggaagagaaggagaaggagcgTGTTGCTTATGCTCAGATTGATTGGCATGATTTTGTGGTTGTGGAAACAGTGGACTTTCAGCCCAACGAGCAAGGTACTGAAGACAGGCATTGTAACCTCTTGGAACTGTACTTCCTCTGAGCAGAGCATTGGTTTTAGGAAGACATGGGATTTTACAGCTGTGTAGCCTTCAAAATGGAAAGGATAGCTTCCTAATGATGGGATAGGGCTGAGTTTCTTCTGGAATCAAGTAGTATTCTGTGGCAGTGTCTGCTTTTCCATCTTGAAGCGGGACAGCAAAACTTGTCCCATATTCTGGTGGTGCTTTCACCTATAAATGTCTTCATCTCCAGCTGTTGTTATAGTGTTAGTCTGGACAGAGTTTAAAACAGAGTGACTATATGCCTCTAaaatggctaaaaaaaaaaaaaaccaacaacaaaacgAAACCAAAAACTGTTTCTCAAGAAATTGGTGCTTCTGTCTTCCCATTATGCAATCAAATGGGaccaagaaacaaaagctgtgttttttgcACTGTAGGGAATTTCCCACCTCCCACCACTCCAGAAGAGCTGGGAGCTCGAATCCTCATCCAGGAGCGCTATGAGAAGTTTGGGGAAAGTGAAGAGGTAGAGATGGAGGTGGAGTCagatgaagaagatgaaaaacaagagaaaacagatgagCCTCCAACCCAGCTGGATCAAGACACGCAAGTGCAGGATATGGATGAGGTAGGTAGCCAACAGAATTGGCATTATTCTTGCCCTGTGAGATTTGTGTGGGGTTTATTACGTCTTCATTATAATACGTTGCTCAGTATATTGAGGGAATTGAGATTTCCTTCCGATTGAGTTTAAAAATGACCTGTTTCTGCTGAAATACTGGAATATGGTGTATTTAATATTCTCTGTGGCAATACAATTTACAAGAGAAATCTGGGAATTCAGTCACCCGGTGAATTGATGTGAGGTTATTTCTGTCATCCAGTCTTCTAAATTTTCTTACACACTAGGGTCTGGAATGTTGAAAAGATGTCTCATTTCAGACTCTTCCTTTTAACCACTGCATATAATCAGTTTTTCTGTTAGCAAGAAACAAGATCATTGAGACTAACTGTAAGCCCTGGCTTGCCATGCTGTGGTAATGTGGAAGCTGAGGCTTACTTACTTCCTTTTTTGGGTCTGCTTAATTTTTGAGTTTGTGATTACCAAAGGAACCACTGTAGTAGAGGTGTCAAGAGGCGAAATAGCTCAGTTACTCTGAAGCTGCATAATCAGTCCTTGTGGTTTTGCATAGGATTTTTTATGGTGCTCTCAAGTCTTTTATGGGGCTTTTTGACTACTGGAGCATGgttatgattttctttctttaaatcagGGTtcagatgatgaagatgaaagTCAGAAagttcctcctcctccagaaaCTCCAATGCCACCACCTCTTCCTCCCACACCAGATCAGGTCATTGTGCGGAAAGATTACGATCCCAAAGGTAAATCAAGCTGGCAAAGATCAGCTGTATTTCTTAACGAATGATCACAAAGGCGTTTGTTTCTAGGCTGCATTTTCTGGTGGTGTGCTTTTAAcagtgtggttttgtttttccagcttcaAAACCGTTACCGCCTGCCCCAGCTCCAGATGAGTATCTTGTTTCCCCCATCACTGGGGAGAAAATCCCTGCCAGTAAAATGCAAGAGCACATGCGAATTGGTCTGCTGGATCCTCGGTGGCTGGAGCAGCGCGATCGGTCTATCCGTGAAAAACAGAGTGACGACGAGGTCTATGCCCCAGGTCAGCTTGTGCATCATTGACAAGGCTTGCGAGTTCCCCATCCTAAATTCCTTCTGTGAACATTTTAGTGTGTCTCCTCTCCCCCGAGTTCCTGCTGATAGGGACTGTTTTAAATGTAGCTTTCTGTCTTATGTCCTTAGTGTTCTGATTATCCTGATACTTTTGTTGCTAGTACATCAAAGCCTTTCTGCAAAGATAAGAGCAGAGCATTAGCTGCTGCTGGCCAGTCGTCAGTTGCAGTCCCTTTCTGAAAAGAGGAGCTCTAGGCCATTAGGTAGCAAATAGTTTTAAAGATCATATAGTCAAGGATCAAGTCTCTTTTTATCACTtagaggaagaatttcttcttgcttgCAGGTTTGGATATTGAAAGCAGCTTGAAGCAGCTGGCAGAGCGCCGTACCGATATCTTTGGTGTGGAAGAAACTGCCATTGGTAAGAAGATTGGTGAAGAGGAAATTCAGAAACCAGAGGAAAAGGTAGAGTGGAAACTGCTTTAATAGGTTCTTGTAGTATTACGAATGCTCAGGATTCTTTTAGACCTTACTACTGTTGTAAAACTGTTGTGCTGATCTCTCTGTAGTTCTCATTATAGTCTGCCCAGGCTGGGATtgctctgatgttttttttatcCTGACAGGTGACCTGGGATGGCCACTCAGGCAGCATGGCCCGCACACAACAGGCTGCTCAAGCCAATATTACTCTTCAAGAGCAAATTGAAGCTATCCATAAGGCCAAGGGACTGGTGCCAGAAGATGACAGCAAGGAGAAGATTGGTCCCAGCAAACCCAATGAAATGCCCCAGCCACCCCCTCCTTCATCGGCATCGAATCCTCCTCCGAGTGCTCAGCCTATCACTTCTGTGCCTCGTCCACCCACAGTAAGTGCTGGGGCTTCCATAAGTAAAGCAGCTGTGGGCATGGATAATTGGAAGGAAGTCCTGACAAAGCTCCACAGTTACAGCAGTGTACTGGCTAGAAACAGATGTTGGGAGAAGTTAGTATTCCAAACTGCTCTTAAGCCTTCGTAGGATCCTTATTAAACTTGcagttaaaaactgaaaataaggtCTAGGTGGAGTTATTAATCCTTAGCTGTATCAAGAAGACTCAATGGGTTGCACAGGGGAAGAGCCTGGGTGGTGATGCCTTGGGAGAGGGAAGTATGGCTAACAAATGAATGGATTGggaccttttcttttttaaaacatttaaaaaaaataaagagatgagGCAGAAAAACTAAGAAGTGGCAGATAAGAAATGTTCACTGATGACTCACTGCCCGTGTTCTCCTGGAGTAAGGGCTTTGCTGCAACTCTTTCTCTAAGATCGCTGCATGTCTCACAGTCCCTGCAGCTGAGAGGAGGAAGAATTGCTTGATGTGTTAATGAGGTTCTGTGCCTGTTTGCAGGAGGCTCAGGCTGGCCATACGGTGGGCTTGTTAAGGCTCCCAGCAGGCCTTTGCCTGGTAGAAATCCTCACTGTGTTGCCCTGGTGATTTTAATTTAATCAGAACTGtgggcagcactgggatgcTCATTCCTGCGTGCAATTGCTAAGATAAAATGACCTTCTCTCTGCAGATGCCTCCTCCTGTTcgtgctgctgttgtttctgctgttcctgtCATGCCTCGTCCCCCGATGACCTCCGTGGTCCGTTTGCCTCCAGGGTCTGTCATAGCCACCCCCATGCCACCAATAATCCACACCCCACGGATCAATGTTGTCCCCATGCCGCCGTCTGCTCCTCCCATCATGAGCCCTCGCCCACCTCCCATGATAGTACCAACGGGTCAGTGACTTCAGCTCTTTCCAGTTAATTGTCAGTTGATTCCTGTCTGGCGTGGGCTTGAGGCTTgattcctttttccctttgtgtctGTAATAGTGGTGTATAATTGGCACTGCAAACCATAAATATAAtcttttaaggtttttttttaatgtttagtGTGACTTACCTTATAGCATGACTTCTGGGATTGTCATCTGCTCGAGTGTGGGAGTTCAGTCTTGTTGGTGGGATGCTTTATCTTGGTGTCCCTGGGAGTCTGATTGGGTGAACACTACAAATCCCTGCAGCTTTCCAAGAGGAACCAGAGTAAAGTGGATCTGCCAACACCTCACTGAGTGTTACAGTTTGTTAGGGAAGTTACTGCTGCCAGAGGAAAAGCTGTTATCTGGCTCTGGCTCTGTTCTTTGTAGTGGCTGCATAGCATTGTGGTGGTTTTAAGTTAAGCACAACATAAAAACACTTCtgtcttggttttttttttcccttttcctttttatttaaattgagGTGCTGGCTGCTAAATTCAGAGcgttttcttttctgcaagaTCTGCAGGAAGCTCCCAttctgcttgttgttttttttcctggactCTCTCCCCTTGTGGAAGATCTTATGTTTGAAGTTCGCATGGTACTGCAGGCTATATTAACTTCTTGCATGAATggcaacatttattttcagtctttgttaGTCTGCTAAAAGAGTTCGTGTAAGGGAGTATCTGCTGTATGCTCAGTGGATGACTGTGTGTTGTGCTTTCCCTCATCCCATTCCAGCAtttgttccagcacctcccgTGGCTCCAGTTCCTTCCCCAGCGCCAATGCCTCCTGTTCACCCACCACCACCTATGGAGGATGAGCCAGtttcaaagaaactgaagagcGAGGACAGCTTGATTCCAGAGGAGGAGTTTCTGCGCAGGAACAAGGTATGTGTGCGAGTGAACTCTCTGCTTGTTGAGAAGTGGAGTCCTGGCCCTGCTGAGCTGTTCAGCCTCCTGTGCTCAGAGGGGTTGTAAAGTCCATTGAGAACACAGAGGGGAGCTgatgtatttcaaaagaaagtgaCTTGCTGAGATGGCTCCTTCCTACTGTCATACCTGAACTGCCCTATATTTTACTACAAGGAGCGATGTAGTGCTGCACACAGATGGTGCTGTTCTGTAATTAACAGCAGTGAGAAGTAGGGTTATAGTAATGTAAAGAAGAGATAATGCTGATAAGCTTTTAAGTAGAAGACTGTTAAGCTGGAGGTGCAAGGAGATTTAATATATCAATGTCAACATGGTAGTATGGCAATGTAATATCTTCCGTAACATGAATGAAATGTTAGACTGAATTCCTTTCTGAGTAACAGCATCATGTTGGGTTGGGTCTTAAGCCCTTTAAGAAGGGAGCACTGTTCTCCTGtgcatttgtttgcattatGAAGCCATCTCTTTAGTACCACCGTGTTCACTGCAAAATACTCTGACTTTCAAGATATGTGATTAATATTGGGAAGGTCTGTAAATACTTTGTCTGCTGCTCTTATCGCAGTCCTGAGACTCCTTGCCTGTGAAAGACCTTATCTTTGTTTCCCGTAGGGCCCAGTCACAGTCAAAGTCCAGGTCCCCAACATGCAGGACAAGACCGAATGGAAGCTGAATGGCCAAGTGCTGGTGTTCACCCTACCGCTGTCAGACCAGGTATGTAGCTTATTAACCCGGTCTTTACCCCTTGCTGTGTTCTTACGGAGTGTTTCCACATTGAGAACAGGGGTTGACCTGCATTACAGGAGCtgtaaaattctgcatttttgccaCGCCGTGGCTTCTTGCCAGGCAGGGTTGTGTGGTGGAGGTCTTCATGTTGGCCACCTGTATAGGGGGAAAAAGTCTGAACAaggcttttgtttcttcctagGTGTCCGTTATAAAGGTTAAGATCCACGAGGCCACAGGGATGCCAGCTGGGAAACAGAAGCTGCAGTATGAGGTGGGTAACAAGCCCTTCAACGTTGCttgtatttcagtgctttttcacAATAAAATGGACTTTCTTCAAGAAAGTGTTATACCACTAAGACACAGAAAAGAGCAGAGGGAATGGATGTTTTCGCCTGTGCAGCACACTTGGTTACATCGCTGTGCATTGTTGATGCAGGACATGCTTCTAATAGTGGCATCAGTGCATCTTCACTTTGTCACTGTTGAGGATGAGGCCTCAAGGCTTGATGGTATGCTCTGAAATTCAGCCTGTTTTGTGGAAGGACTTCTTGGTTGgaggttctttttgttttgaaatgcagcagcttACCTTTGTCATTCTGTGGTGAGCTCAAGAGGTGAGCAAGAGTACATTGAAACCCTGGGAACTCTGAAGCAGTGGAGGAAGGAAACTTCTCGAGTCTGGAGCTTTTAGAAAAGCACTGCTCCTTATTAGTAACTTGTTTTCAGTCATGCATGTGCACAGCTCAACCTGCTGCCTAAGCAGTGAACTTTGAGCTCTTACCTCCTTTGGAATCAGGCTATGGGCAGATAATGTTAACCCTTAGCAAGAAGTAAAGCTTAACTAATTTTGTAAAGAACGaaaaaggggaggaggggacCTGAGTAGCTTCATTCGTGACTgattctgtctgtctgtttgtAGACAGCAATTGTATATCATCTGTTTATGCTCTTCTGTAATTCTCAGCATACCCACCTCTTCCAGTGCCAATTTTGAGACACTGGGGTCTCTCCAGGCTTTTTCAAAGCCTAAAGCACTTTTGTCATCACCTTGTTTTGAGAGCAGTGTCAGGAAGGCTTTGTCTATGTGTGGCTTTGTGGGAGTGGACCATGAAGGTTTGTACCCTGACTgcctttatttttgtcttcccCACAGGGCATCTTCATCAAGGATTCAAACTCCCTGGCTTATTACAACATGACAAGTGGCTCTCTGATTCACCTGGCACTCAAAGAAagaggaggcagaaagaaataGGAGCTCTGGAATCCAGAGATGTAACAGGGCTGCTTTGCCACTTGTGTAACCCCAGCCATTCAAATCCTCCAGCCTTTTAGGGGCCGCTGTGACAAGCTGTCGACTGCCTACCAGCTCTAGATTAGAAAGGGAGACAATGAACCCATACCTGGGTGGCTGATAAGAGGGGGAAGCTGGTAGAGCCCTGAAAGCTGTGTACATGTAGTGAGCTAGTGTGTAGCTGCAGCAGTCTGTCAGTGATCTTTGCTTAGCTAGAATGATGGTGTCCAGGTTTGCTGTCTCTACAGTGAATTTCCTAATGAAGCAACATTGAGGTCATGCCCAGCTTAGTCTAGATCCATCTTTATTCGAGGGATTTTCTGACCAAGAACATCATCTGTCTGACTACAGTATTTGCTGCTTCACttaacctctttttttttccccctaattgAAAATTTACTTCTTGATACACTTACTAAGccctttgttctttctgtctcaTATCTAGGAGCCTCTTGCACTGACCTTGACTTGGAGTTTTATCCTCTCAGTATGAGTGTGCGTGGCTGTCAGTTGTGATAAAGGAGATCTGGGGCTGCATGCTAAGCAGCTTCATTCTCGTTCTGTACAGcctgtgatttgttttaataaacGTGCATCTCAGTGCAGGATCCTGTTTGTGGCAGCTCTCATTCTTTGGGATTTAGGCTCTTTGGATGGATTTCGTTCACTCTGGTCTTAAATATGTTATGGAGAAATGCTGGCTTTCATAATCAAAGTGTTTGCTCTGGGAAATGCTTGTATTTCATACAATAGGCTGCAAGGAAAGGATTTAGTTAATTTCCTTACTGCCACAGTTATTCCTGAGCAtaacacagctgtgtgtgctaaTGTCTGTGTCCATGTATGGGTGTAGAGAGAAGGTTTTGAGCCTAAGCCTCATCAGTGAGAACCCTCTTGGAAATGGTCTTATCCTCCCTGTCCTGCAGTTAACATCTCTTGGTCCTGGGGAGCCTATAGGTCCAGAAAATAGATCAGATCTGTGCTGCACTTCGATATGCACGTAGCACAAACAGCGAGGTGGCATTAAGCTGTGCAGGTCAAGGAAGGCTGGTTGTCTGTTGCTGCCCCAGCAGCGCTGTGATTTGGGCACCCTCTGCTCTTTTGGGACAACCCAAAGCTATGggttgtttgttgggttttattCATGGGGTggagatggaggggatgggagggTTGTTCTCTATTGGCGGTGCTCAGGCATTACAGGAACATCCTGTTTACCTAACTGTGCAtaggggagagagaaagagacgAAGCAGGAGGGAAGAGACAACACTGCACCCTGCATCCAGGCAGCTGAGGAAGCACAATGCTGTCAGAGCTGCCTGGCCTGAGCCCAGCACAGGTGGTTGTGGTTCTGCTCCCAGCTGACAGCTGCCCTGTGTCCACACTAACACAGCCTGCTCCTCTCCAGCGCTGCAGGATGCTGAATTACCACTGCTGGATGTGCTCCTGGCCTGCAGGAAGGCATGCTGTAAGTACTTTCCTTTTGCACTTCAAAGCTTGACAACAGTTGGGTAAGGTCcttaagagaaaaggaaacagggTGATGCAGCTTGGAGTCATTGCAGTGCAGGGGGAGGTTTACTGAAAGCAGCGTGCACACAGCCAGCCAGCGAGTGGCGTTTCCCAGAGCTGATAGaaactgcaaagaaagctgtgaaatgGAGAAGTCTCATTTCTGCATCCTGTGCAGGACCTGAGCATCACGGGATTGCATTTAAGGTCACCCAGCTCTTCTCTCTTTGCCGTTGTGCAAGAACCTGCTCCTCCCGTGCGGTGCTTTCCTcgatggctgtgctgtgtgctgatgACATTCCCAGCCTCCAGCAGTGCCAAGCCCCGTTTATGAgcctggcagggctgtgctcaggcAGGAAAACCCGCCGCaggcttcagtgctgctggagagctgGAAATAGCTCACGTGGAGCCCTGCCAGCAGGCAGCCAATCTACATAGCGCAGATAAACGTTGTAGCAGACTGTCCGTGTGTATCTTTGCCTACAAAACAACTGCTATCACAGACCGCCACTTCGGGGGGAAGGACCTGCAGCACAGCGTGCCACAAGAGTCTGGAAAGGGGCTGATGTGCTGAGCTCAGGCCTGGGCTCTTTGGTGGTTTGTGAAGGGTCCTCATTAACAAAGCTTTGcttgtttaatttcctttttttcttgttgttagGAGGAAATCAAGCCCTGGTTGGAggcactcagtgctgctctggctcACggtgagatcacagaatcaccaaggttggaaaagacctaaaagaccatccagtccaaccatccacctaataccaatagctcccactgCGCTGTGCTGTGAAGCTGGGGGGCTGCAGGTGTGGCCCAACACgagctggggcagctctgcagtatCACCCAGCGCTGGGCCGGGCCCTGCCGCACCCTTTGGGCTTTATATTGAGCACGGCCAGTTCtacctgctgctgtgctgtgggagtgCCCTCAGTACAGGGTAGCACTgcggtgctgctgggctcacTATGGGCCTGGTGCAGCCCTGGGCCCAGCACTGTCCCGGTGCCTGCAGGTCCCCCTCAGCCCCTGCTCAATCTCAGCGCTCCCAGTTTAGTTCCAGTGCTCCCAgttcattcacagaatcacagaatgatcaaggttggaaaagacctagaagatcatccagtccaaccatcaccaatacttcccagttaaatcatatccctcaacacaacaacacataggaccccataaagaccacATAGGACCCCGGGATCCAGTTCCCCCCCAGTcctgtcccagtgcctcctGTCACATCCTCACAGCTCCCAGTTCCACCCCAGTCAGCTCTCGGTGCCCAtctcagcacagcccccatccctgttcaccatcaccatcccatccctgtTCACCATCACTATACCCCATCCCTGTACCCCATCCCTGtaccccatcccctccctgtACCCCATCCCTGTACCCCAGCCCCTCACCCCGCCCTTCTGCCACTACCGGGCCCGGCGGAGGCAGTGGACGCCCTGATTGACAGCTCCCCCTTTCCCCTCGCCCAATCCCTTCTCCCGTAGGGCGGGCATTCGCGTCCCTCCTTCCCTCCGATTGGTCGAGCCTCTTCTCCCGCCTCCACCCCTTCTCCTCAGCCAATAGCGAGGCGGCGTCGGGGCGTGGCGGTTGGCGAGGGGCGTGTCCGCCGCCGTGTCCGCGGCATGGAGGAGCGGCCGCCGAGCCGCTGAGCCGCCATGGCCAAGAGCCGCGGGGGCGGCGGGCCCGGCTCGCCCGGCAGCGCTCGGGGCCTGGCGGGGACACGGGAGAGCCTGGCTGAGGCGGGAGGAGACGAGCTGAGCTCGCTGGGATCCGACTCGGAGGTGAACGGCGGCCCCGAGGAGCGACGGGTCGATAAGTTCGGCTTCATCGTGGGCAGCCGCAGCGCCGAGGGAGCGTgagtggggccggggggggtCGGGGCTGAGTGAGGGGGGCGGGATCCGCTCATAGAGCACACGGTTACACCGCGCATACAGCCGGCAGCCGCCCCGTTCTCCTCCCGCTGCCGCCGCTCGGCCCAGGCCTCCATCCTCCTTCCGCCCGCCGTGCTCTGCGGGGACCCGCTGCTCCCGGCCCGTTGGTCGTGGCGGCCCGGCCCGGTTGGCTCCGGCCGTTGTGCGGCTGTCATTAGCGGGACACCGGCCGTATCCGTCCATCCCCCGCCGCTCCGAGCGCTGCCGTGGGGCGGCATCCAGCCGGTCTGGGCCGCAGTGCTGCTCTATTGCACACACACGGAGCGGCCCGGCCATAACTACACCGCTTAGAGCTGTCATCATCCCCCGTGGCACCCGACACACCGCTGCTAACGGCCCCCAGCCGGCAATGAGCCAGCCCGGCATCCAGCATCCAGCATCCATCCGTCCCGCTTCACACGCCTCATTGAGCCCCGCACTCCCCGTCCCCATCTGCTGGTCGCTGTTTTGAGGCTGCCCTTGGAGCTCAGGCTGCTCTAAACGATTGTGTTTGGCCCCGTCTGACCCTGGGTGGGGCCTCACGGGGCGTCACTGCGATGGGGCTGCACATGGATGTGGCACCAGGCACAGCACATAGGGGCAagctgaccccatagaggggctgtgccagcacagaAACACGGGCAGGCAGCACCAAAGGGACGGGTGGCCTCTGGGGTGATGGGTACAGGGTTTGCAGTCCCACTGATGTCCCTTTGCTCCACAGATTGGAGGAGGTTCCCTTGGAGGTGCTGCGGCAGCGTGAGTCCAAGTGGCTGGACATGCTCAACAACTGGGACAAGTGGATGGccaaaaaacacaagaaggTGAGTGCCCACCTGCTGTCTCCATGCAGCAGATAGGGACAGCTGCGTGTAGCAGCATCACAGGGGGACTTCAGTGCAGCCCAGACATCAGCTGGTCCCTACAATTGTGTTGTCCTTGAGTGATGCTGTTGGCTCAGGTGGGCTGTTCCCCTTCCAgcccggctgctgctgctgctcacggctgctccctgctgggctgcagcttccCAGAGCTGGCTTGGCTGCCTGTGAGCAGCCATGGGAATTGTTAGGTCATGGAAACTTCTGCTCTGAGCATCTTGCagactgcaaacaaaacaaaacgaaaagCTGTGGGTAGGAAATGGTGGAGGCTGATGTGCAGGATGCAGCCTGCAAGCTGGGGTTTGGCAGGAGGCTCAGCCCATGCAGGACTGCTTTGGTGCTTCCCAACATCCTGAGGGTGTGAatggagcagggatgggacGCAGCGAGCCCCAGGGTGCTGCCTTGTCACTGACAGaggtggggagggctgggggtggcaTAACCCTGATGTGCCATGTCCCCTCTTGGTGCTGTTTGTGGCATTGCTCGGTGCCT includes the following:
- the SF3A1 gene encoding splicing factor 3A subunit 1; amino-acid sequence: MPAGPVQAGPPAQPAPPAESKPPEEEPKEEAAPAKPVVGIIYPPPEVRNIVDKTASFVARNGPEFEARIRQNEINNPKFNFLNPNDPYHAYYRHKVSEFKEGKAQEPSAAIPKVMQQQQTAQQQLPQKVQAQVIQETVVPKEPPPEFEFIADPPSISAFDLDVVKLTAQFVARNGRQFLTQLMQKEQRNYQFDFLRPQHSLFNYFTKLVEQYTKILIPPKGLLIKLKKEAENPKEVLDQVYYRVEWAKFQERERKKEEEEKEKERVAYAQIDWHDFVVVETVDFQPNEQGNFPPPTTPEELGARILIQERYEKFGESEEVEMEVESDEEDEKQEKTDEPPTQLDQDTQVQDMDEGSDDEDESQKVPPPPETPMPPPLPPTPDQVIVRKDYDPKASKPLPPAPAPDEYLVSPITGEKIPASKMQEHMRIGLLDPRWLEQRDRSIREKQSDDEVYAPGLDIESSLKQLAERRTDIFGVEETAIGKKIGEEEIQKPEEKVTWDGHSGSMARTQQAAQANITLQEQIEAIHKAKGLVPEDDSKEKIGPSKPNEMPQPPPPSSASNPPPSAQPITSVPRPPTMPPPVRAAVVSAVPVMPRPPMTSVVRLPPGSVIATPMPPIIHTPRINVVPMPPSAPPIMSPRPPPMIVPTAFVPAPPVAPVPSPAPMPPVHPPPPMEDEPVSKKLKSEDSLIPEEEFLRRNKGPVTVKVQVPNMQDKTEWKLNGQVLVFTLPLSDQVSVIKVKIHEATGMPAGKQKLQYEGIFIKDSNSLAYYNMTSGSLIHLALKERGGRKK